In Armatimonadota bacterium, one DNA window encodes the following:
- a CDS encoding exo-alpha-sialidase has protein sequence MRTALAVLGLAALVSMSCWGDAVSFSRPEDLEGWVPECGQWSLNDEGLLQSDAGLPRTITWLPTKAWSDVDVSVEFKIHDVGEGVRSPGLVYRAENPQSYYYVHIDQKNQQIVWVRSTPDNEWTDARRHRPFELASDEWHTLRIRAIGEYHDVYLNGQLIFTEQDDTIKGGIIGLRTGQGRIGFRNLSVTGTDYTLETPFKIYKAPFFNVCTDAGAGAYEAFPDVCRTRSGQLLCVFYAGYGHVSVPTPNLPKGARISMVRSDDDGETWSPAEVVVDSDIDDRDASITELSDGQLLVTYMSYDPGRRPGTHQVFIVRSTDGGKTWGAPERVPTTFNGNEAVSEPIREMPDGTLLLAVYGELSPPWPTTYVCEVLESKDKGVTWKTISRIASEKYMLCEPSIVRFPDGRLLMLIRPTMTWCESTDGGKTWTEPVPVGIAGDAPYLLLTSKNVLLCGYRDRSAHSTKVMASQDFGKTWQEPVLVDKVLGAYPSMAELPDGRILFVYYTEGPGSDIRGVHLKADATGVTVIPRESD, from the coding sequence ATGAGAACCGCACTTGCTGTACTCGGACTGGCCGCACTGGTGTCGATGTCATGCTGGGGTGACGCGGTCTCTTTCTCGCGTCCGGAGGATCTAGAGGGGTGGGTGCCGGAGTGCGGGCAATGGTCGCTGAACGATGAAGGGCTGTTGCAGTCAGATGCGGGACTTCCGCGGACCATCACCTGGCTGCCGACGAAGGCCTGGTCGGACGTGGACGTGTCCGTGGAGTTCAAGATCCACGACGTGGGCGAAGGCGTGCGGTCGCCGGGTCTGGTGTACCGCGCGGAAAACCCCCAGAGCTATTACTACGTGCATATAGACCAGAAGAACCAGCAGATCGTCTGGGTTCGGTCCACCCCTGACAATGAGTGGACCGACGCCCGCAGGCACCGGCCTTTCGAGCTGGCGTCTGACGAGTGGCACACGCTGCGCATCAGGGCTATCGGCGAGTACCACGATGTGTATCTCAATGGGCAACTGATCTTCACCGAGCAGGACGACACCATCAAAGGCGGCATCATCGGCTTGCGCACCGGGCAGGGACGCATCGGTTTTCGGAACCTGAGCGTGACGGGGACGGATTACACGCTCGAAACGCCCTTCAAGATCTACAAAGCCCCGTTCTTCAATGTCTGCACCGACGCCGGCGCCGGCGCCTACGAGGCTTTCCCTGACGTCTGCCGCACCAGGTCCGGCCAGCTTCTCTGCGTCTTCTATGCCGGTTACGGGCATGTGAGCGTCCCCACCCCCAACCTGCCAAAGGGCGCGCGCATCAGCATGGTGCGGTCTGATGATGACGGGGAGACCTGGAGCCCTGCCGAAGTGGTGGTGGACAGCGACATCGACGACCGTGACGCCTCGATCACGGAGCTTTCCGATGGCCAGCTTCTCGTGACCTACATGAGCTACGACCCGGGGCGGCGCCCCGGCACCCACCAGGTGTTCATCGTGCGTTCCACAGACGGCGGGAAGACCTGGGGCGCGCCGGAGCGCGTGCCCACAACGTTCAACGGAAACGAAGCGGTGTCTGAGCCGATTCGCGAGATGCCCGACGGCACCCTGCTCCTGGCGGTCTACGGAGAGCTGTCTCCGCCCTGGCCCACGACCTACGTGTGCGAAGTGCTGGAGTCGAAGGACAAGGGCGTCACCTGGAAGACCATTTCGCGCATCGCGTCCGAGAAGTACATGCTCTGCGAGCCGTCCATCGTGCGCTTCCCGGACGGCCGGCTGCTCATGCTGATCCGGCCTACAATGACTTGGTGCGAATCCACGGACGGCGGAAAGACCTGGACGGAGCCGGTGCCGGTGGGCATTGCTGGCGACGCGCCGTACTTGCTTCTCACTTCGAAGAACGTGCTGTTGTGCGGGTATCGGGACCGCTCCGCGCACTCCACGAAAGTGATGGCCAGCCAGGACTTCGGCAAGACCTGGCAGGAGCCGGTGCTGGTGGACAAGGTCCTTGGCGCGTACCCGAGCATGGCGGAGCTGCCCGACGGCCGCATCCTGTTCGTGTACTACACGGAGGGCCCCGGCTCCGACATCCGCGGTGTGCACCTGAAAGCCGACGCCACCGGCGTCACGGTCATCCCCCGGGAGAGCGACTGA
- a CDS encoding phosphatase PAP2 family protein codes for MYRSLLIAVATVAVTVALMPFDPALSRAAQSIAPGNETLHWLAEASEHVLNPVLVLAGALVYTALNRVDRARRFWILMGTVVVQSALVNVMKDFFGRMRPDDLMASFAFHGPWDLGYNAFPGGHAAGSFALATVFSAWYPRWRWALYTCAVLITLARIYLGRHFVSDCVIGAALGYWVARTFLHYLAPRPGSPAPEPAATLEV; via the coding sequence ATGTACCGTTCGCTACTCATTGCCGTCGCCACCGTCGCCGTCACGGTGGCCTTGATGCCTTTCGATCCCGCGCTGAGCCGGGCTGCGCAGTCCATCGCACCCGGCAATGAGACCCTGCATTGGCTGGCGGAGGCCTCCGAGCACGTCCTGAACCCAGTGCTCGTGCTGGCCGGAGCGCTTGTGTACACGGCCCTGAACCGGGTGGATCGCGCGAGACGCTTCTGGATTCTGATGGGCACGGTGGTTGTTCAGAGCGCGCTGGTCAACGTGATGAAAGACTTCTTCGGACGAATGCGACCTGATGATCTCATGGCGAGCTTCGCCTTCCATGGCCCGTGGGACCTGGGCTATAACGCCTTCCCCGGTGGGCATGCGGCCGGGTCCTTCGCGCTGGCCACTGTCTTCAGCGCGTGGTACCCACGGTGGCGCTGGGCGTTGTACACCTGCGCGGTTCTCATCACCCTGGCCCGAATCTACCTGGGGCGGCATTTCGTGAGCGACTGCGTGATCGGGGCGGCCCTGGGGTACTGGGTGGCCCGCACGTTCCTGCACTATCTCGCACCCCGGCCAGGATCTCCCGCGCCGGAACCTGCCGCGACCCTGGAGGTGTGA
- a CDS encoding family 20 glycosylhydrolase, translated as MRAAISLLILCVAVAWSHTNLLPNGSFENDRDGDGVADSWRGEVHTHEGALGSFTLDTEAPRTGNSAQRIDNAANTGAWVRVGYEPIAASPNTAYRVAFWVRSQGSYTAILYEFQSGGRPYVSTTLASGKSTDGWVQHTKTVVTGEHATHFKLSLITNGRGTVWFDDASIIRIAERPTLKAPRTDTAPAIDGRPDEPVWETAALAKDFMILGAEGELAPVQTAARVMYDSDALYIAFECDEPSTGTLLRGEAGASSRVWAQDVVEVFIDLDGDRRGYLHLGISAGGGWWQERRLGGRWYTDWFSWADGDAPAPPWSASAAVGEGRWTAELALPFQGVGGLPRPGKVWNLQFCRTRRAGGGEEHSTWSYTEGTRFAVPQCFGTLILRGHPQQEPLPMAREVNAAQFVPTVVPQPAQATWLEGALRISPRPVIRIETDDQRPEAQWLADDLQARFGLAPVIALNTDLEGTLIDIGAPVGADTPDHPEGYRLDVTGDSVRLTARTPRGRLYGVATLRQMLAEDSAGVFLRCATIIDQPSLEWRGWHMAAPPASDIGEYRRLVDTLALLKYNTIVWEVNDRLQYESHPDITAANSPTKKELAELVEYARSRHFEVIPQLATFAHFGYALGKPAYRHLAESEQTTYGHRSLFNYCPSNPATYDLVFDLMAEIVEVFQPRYFHIGHDEASFDDIGVCERCKGTEPWVLWAEDIRKLDAWIKERGMRTILWGDQFLPEHNGDEPFFTARATDMIPKDILVFDWHYSPNHNYDATISYFKEHGFEVVGCPWYEPVNVYRFASAAKRNEILGFCGTTWAGVAGILRAMPHLPAAWVTGGENCWTPDAPPIDSLGYDPVPVFNRLHRPAESRLPLGFRALDLSGHFNETIVDTERREGWMGDGPRYDLRSLPTGIIWAGDIPFMIPESAGRCEPACVMLASRTTPEGAYPLAVYEIPVGFATRALYFLHTCQVPANRNRQLYATENPGTIARYVINYEDGTQAEMRLVYQANIHDWNGQRGPAQALGLWTGKTAGGALISLPAVQWTNPRPEAPVRSIDFISEPGDVRPVLLAITAAD; from the coding sequence ATGCGAGCTGCTATCTCACTTCTCATCCTGTGCGTTGCCGTCGCTTGGTCACACACCAACCTGTTGCCCAACGGGTCCTTCGAGAACGACCGCGACGGAGACGGTGTGGCTGATTCGTGGAGGGGCGAGGTCCATACCCACGAGGGTGCCCTGGGTTCCTTCACCCTGGACACGGAAGCGCCGCGAACAGGCAATAGCGCCCAGCGCATCGACAACGCTGCGAACACCGGGGCCTGGGTGCGCGTGGGGTACGAGCCCATCGCCGCCAGCCCGAACACCGCCTACCGCGTGGCCTTCTGGGTGCGCAGCCAGGGGTCATACACCGCAATTCTCTACGAGTTCCAGTCCGGCGGTCGCCCCTACGTAAGCACCACCCTCGCGTCGGGAAAATCCACCGATGGCTGGGTGCAGCACACGAAGACCGTCGTCACTGGCGAACACGCGACCCACTTCAAGCTGTCGCTGATCACCAATGGCCGCGGGACCGTCTGGTTCGACGATGCTTCGATAATCCGTATCGCCGAACGCCCCACGCTCAAGGCCCCGCGGACAGACACGGCCCCGGCCATCGACGGCCGCCCGGATGAGCCGGTCTGGGAGACGGCGGCCCTCGCGAAAGACTTCATGATCCTCGGGGCAGAGGGCGAGCTGGCCCCGGTGCAGACTGCTGCGCGCGTGATGTATGACAGCGATGCCCTGTACATCGCCTTCGAGTGCGACGAGCCATCCACCGGCACCCTGCTGCGCGGGGAAGCAGGTGCATCCTCGCGTGTCTGGGCCCAGGATGTGGTGGAAGTCTTCATCGACCTGGACGGGGATCGGCGAGGGTACCTGCATCTGGGGATCAGCGCCGGCGGCGGATGGTGGCAGGAACGCAGACTGGGCGGACGCTGGTACACAGACTGGTTCTCGTGGGCCGATGGAGATGCGCCGGCGCCACCGTGGTCGGCTTCGGCGGCGGTGGGTGAAGGTCGCTGGACTGCCGAGCTTGCCCTGCCTTTCCAGGGCGTTGGCGGCCTGCCCAGGCCCGGCAAGGTGTGGAATCTTCAGTTCTGCCGCACCCGTCGCGCAGGTGGGGGCGAGGAGCATTCCACCTGGTCCTATACTGAAGGCACCCGTTTCGCAGTGCCGCAGTGCTTCGGGACGCTCATACTTCGGGGGCACCCACAACAGGAGCCCCTCCCAATGGCCCGCGAAGTGAACGCGGCGCAGTTCGTGCCCACTGTGGTTCCGCAGCCGGCGCAGGCAACGTGGCTCGAAGGCGCATTGCGGATCAGCCCGCGCCCGGTAATCCGCATTGAGACCGACGACCAGCGCCCCGAAGCCCAGTGGCTTGCGGACGACCTGCAGGCGCGCTTCGGCCTGGCGCCGGTTATTGCGCTGAACACCGACCTGGAGGGCACCCTCATCGACATCGGCGCACCGGTTGGAGCGGATACTCCCGATCACCCGGAAGGCTACCGTCTCGATGTGACCGGCGACAGCGTGCGGCTCACGGCACGCACTCCACGGGGCAGGCTGTACGGTGTGGCGACGCTCCGACAGATGCTTGCCGAAGACTCGGCCGGGGTTTTCCTGCGCTGCGCGACGATCATTGATCAGCCTTCCCTGGAGTGGCGCGGCTGGCACATGGCGGCGCCGCCCGCATCTGACATCGGCGAGTACCGGCGCCTGGTGGATACCCTCGCGCTGCTCAAGTACAACACCATCGTCTGGGAGGTCAATGACCGTCTGCAGTACGAGAGCCACCCGGATATCACGGCGGCGAATTCTCCCACGAAAAAGGAGCTTGCGGAACTCGTTGAATATGCCCGGTCCCGGCATTTCGAGGTCATCCCGCAGCTTGCGACCTTCGCCCATTTCGGCTACGCGCTGGGCAAGCCCGCCTACCGTCACCTTGCCGAGAGCGAACAGACCACTTACGGCCACCGGAGCCTGTTCAATTACTGTCCCTCGAACCCTGCCACGTATGATCTCGTCTTCGATCTGATGGCTGAAATTGTCGAAGTCTTCCAGCCCCGGTACTTCCACATTGGGCATGACGAGGCCAGTTTCGACGACATCGGCGTCTGTGAGCGCTGCAAGGGAACCGAGCCGTGGGTGCTGTGGGCCGAGGACATCCGGAAACTGGATGCCTGGATCAAGGAGCGCGGGATGCGCACCATTCTCTGGGGCGACCAGTTCCTGCCCGAACACAATGGTGACGAACCCTTCTTCACCGCGCGCGCCACGGACATGATCCCGAAAGACATCCTCGTTTTCGACTGGCACTACAGCCCGAATCACAACTATGACGCCACCATCAGCTACTTCAAGGAGCATGGGTTCGAGGTGGTGGGGTGCCCGTGGTACGAGCCTGTAAACGTCTACAGGTTCGCCTCGGCGGCGAAGCGCAATGAGATCCTGGGCTTCTGCGGGACTACCTGGGCGGGGGTGGCCGGGATACTGCGCGCAATGCCCCATCTGCCCGCGGCGTGGGTCACTGGCGGCGAGAACTGCTGGACGCCCGATGCGCCGCCGATTGACAGCCTGGGATACGACCCGGTTCCGGTGTTCAACCGCCTCCACCGGCCTGCAGAGAGCCGCTTGCCCCTGGGCTTCCGGGCGCTGGACCTGTCCGGGCATTTCAACGAGACCATCGTGGACACCGAGCGTCGTGAGGGCTGGATGGGCGACGGCCCTCGGTACGATCTGCGCTCGTTGCCGACGGGTATCATCTGGGCGGGAGACATCCCCTTCATGATCCCCGAGAGCGCTGGGCGCTGCGAGCCCGCCTGCGTGATGCTGGCCTCCCGGACCACCCCGGAAGGCGCATACCCACTTGCGGTGTACGAGATCCCGGTGGGATTTGCGACCCGGGCGCTGTACTTCCTGCATACCTGTCAGGTACCGGCGAACCGTAATCGGCAGCTTTATGCCACCGAGAATCCGGGGACGATAGCCCGCTATGTGATCAACTACGAAGATGGCACGCAGGCGGAGATGCGGCTGGTCTACCAGGCGAACATCCACGACTGGAACGGGCAGCGCGGGCCGGCGCAGGCCCTGGGCTTGTGGACGGGGAAAACCGCTGGGGGAGCGCTCATCAGCCTGCCTGCGGTGCAGTGGACAAATCCGCGGCCCGAGGCGCCGGTGCGCAGCATCGACTTCATCTCGGAACCTGGGGATGTCCGCCCGGTCCTGCTGGCGATCACCGCGGCGGACTGA
- a CDS encoding iron-containing alcohol dehydrogenase — MTGFEYFNPVRLLFGEGTFGRLGDCILPAERHALLVTGRGAARKLGYIDRAVEMLQSAGAEVTVFDEIPPNPTDQVVDQGGALAREIECDVVIGLGGGSAMDAAKGIAVAATHDFPVREFLVADSAGNKRVPTDSTLPIICVTTTAGTSSELTPFAVITTLEATQKNAIGDPHCYARVGICDPELTYAVPAEVTAATGVDILCHAVEGYVSTKAGPLTDNAAEQAISLVGRYLPRLMGDLEDREARHYMSLANVFAGITLSNCGANIMHGLEHPVSAHLPEVAHGAGLASLLVAYAQTCHGNAPEKFARISLLLGGPDDPEATAGVFEALLQKVGLDMGLSNLGVDAGMLDTLADDALRYMGGAISTAPGCPGKDCLLAILQASL; from the coding sequence ATGACCGGATTCGAGTATTTCAACCCTGTGCGCCTGCTGTTCGGCGAGGGCACATTCGGGCGCCTGGGAGACTGCATCCTTCCGGCGGAACGCCATGCTCTGCTGGTCACAGGTCGGGGGGCCGCGCGGAAACTGGGTTACATCGACCGCGCGGTGGAGATGCTGCAGTCCGCCGGCGCGGAAGTCACGGTATTCGATGAAATCCCGCCGAATCCCACGGATCAGGTGGTGGATCAGGGTGGGGCGCTGGCGCGCGAGATTGAGTGCGACGTGGTCATTGGCCTTGGCGGAGGAAGCGCCATGGATGCCGCCAAAGGCATTGCAGTGGCGGCAACCCATGACTTTCCGGTTCGCGAGTTCCTGGTGGCGGATTCCGCAGGCAACAAACGCGTGCCCACCGACAGCACGCTGCCGATTATCTGCGTCACCACCACTGCAGGGACGTCTTCTGAGCTGACGCCTTTCGCGGTCATCACCACCCTCGAGGCCACGCAGAAGAACGCTATCGGAGACCCGCACTGCTATGCGCGCGTGGGCATCTGCGACCCGGAGCTGACGTATGCGGTGCCTGCCGAAGTCACCGCCGCCACGGGCGTGGACATCCTGTGTCATGCGGTCGAAGGGTATGTTTCCACCAAGGCAGGGCCACTCACGGACAACGCGGCCGAGCAGGCGATTTCGCTGGTGGGCAGGTATCTGCCGCGCTTGATGGGCGACCTCGAGGACAGGGAAGCGCGGCATTACATGTCTCTGGCCAATGTGTTCGCGGGGATCACGCTGTCCAACTGCGGCGCCAATATCATGCACGGGCTCGAACACCCGGTGAGCGCCCACCTTCCAGAGGTTGCGCACGGGGCGGGGCTGGCCTCGTTGCTGGTTGCCTACGCCCAGACCTGCCACGGAAACGCGCCGGAGAAGTTCGCTCGCATCAGCTTGCTCCTGGGCGGCCCCGATGATCCCGAGGCGACCGCGGGGGTATTCGAAGCCCTGCTGCAGAAGGTGGGTCTGGATATGGGGCTGAGCAATCTCGGAGTGGATGCCGGAATGCTGGATACACTCGCGGACGACGCCCTGCGCTACATGGGCGGGGCGATCAGCACCGCGCCCGGTTGCCCGGGCAAGGATTGCCTCCTCGCTATCCTCCAGGCGAGCCTGTAA
- a CDS encoding GAF domain-containing sensor histidine kinase, producing MPSGCDDTVEGLKAEVALLERQLAAVARLAGELSSITKLDETIQEALRVSLELVDAHAGSIILHDEKKGKLVFRYVIGEAANDLMGMELETDQGIAGAVFHSGKTRVSEDVTKERDHDSGVGKKVHYLTQNMVTVPLKAHENRCIGVMQVLNKSDGRFNDHDVATLDILGAQVAAAIEATRLQEEARLAHVVQFIGDISHDVKNMITPVQTSAQTLLYIGEDVFSQFDEALEAGECPDELKQRLAATIQELRDLLPELVELMLDGADTVQQRMAEISAAVKGIVAQPHFEKADITDVVRRAVALLEHQAEKAGVALGVEVIGDVPQFAVDKKQIYNAVYNLVFNALDACDPGASITVKISAQPDGEFPEGGYCQVSCVDTGAGMPEHVRAKLFTVDAVSTKPMGTGLGTQIIKNVVDAHGGVISVESTEGVGTTITLRIPLDREETPGAAES from the coding sequence ATGCCGTCAGGCTGCGACGACACCGTGGAGGGACTCAAGGCTGAGGTGGCGTTGCTCGAGCGCCAACTCGCAGCGGTGGCGCGCCTCGCAGGCGAGTTGAGTTCCATCACGAAACTCGACGAGACGATCCAGGAAGCCCTGCGGGTCAGTCTGGAACTCGTGGATGCACACGCCGGTTCCATCATTCTGCACGATGAGAAGAAGGGCAAGCTGGTTTTCCGCTATGTCATCGGCGAAGCAGCCAATGACCTCATGGGCATGGAGTTGGAGACCGACCAGGGAATTGCGGGGGCGGTGTTCCATTCGGGCAAGACCCGTGTGAGTGAAGATGTCACCAAGGAACGGGACCACGACTCCGGTGTGGGGAAGAAGGTCCACTACCTCACACAGAATATGGTCACCGTGCCACTCAAGGCCCACGAAAACCGATGCATCGGGGTCATGCAGGTGCTGAACAAGTCCGATGGCCGGTTCAATGACCACGATGTGGCCACTCTTGACATACTCGGCGCCCAGGTTGCAGCGGCGATTGAGGCTACCCGACTGCAGGAGGAGGCGCGTCTCGCCCACGTCGTGCAGTTCATCGGCGACATCAGTCACGATGTGAAGAACATGATCACCCCCGTGCAGACCAGCGCGCAGACCCTTCTGTATATCGGGGAAGACGTGTTTAGCCAGTTTGATGAAGCGCTGGAGGCGGGTGAGTGCCCGGACGAGCTGAAGCAGAGACTCGCGGCCACAATCCAGGAGCTGCGGGATCTGTTGCCGGAGTTGGTGGAGCTGATGCTGGACGGCGCGGATACCGTCCAGCAGCGCATGGCGGAGATCTCGGCGGCAGTGAAAGGCATCGTTGCCCAGCCGCATTTCGAGAAGGCAGATATCACAGACGTGGTCCGGCGTGCAGTGGCTCTCCTGGAGCATCAGGCCGAGAAAGCCGGGGTGGCTTTGGGTGTCGAGGTCATAGGCGATGTGCCACAGTTTGCCGTGGACAAGAAGCAGATCTACAACGCCGTCTACAATCTTGTCTTCAATGCCCTGGACGCCTGTGACCCGGGCGCGAGTATCACGGTCAAGATCTCCGCGCAGCCCGATGGCGAGTTCCCGGAAGGGGGCTACTGCCAGGTTTCCTGCGTGGACACTGGCGCGGGGATGCCCGAACACGTACGGGCGAAGCTGTTCACGGTGGATGCCGTGAGTACCAAGCCGATGGGCACAGGCCTGGGCACGCAGATCATCAAGAACGTGGTGGATGCACACGGGGGCGTCATCAGCGTGGAGTCCACGGAGGGCGTGGGCACCACCATCACCCTCCGCATCCCGCTGGATCGCGAAGAGACCCCGGGGGCCGCGGAATCCTGA
- a CDS encoding ornithine cyclodeaminase family protein gives MEFLYLSRADVERLALPMAEIIQVVEEGFRLKGLGQTQMPPKIAVHPRGEGTFLHAMPAYVGGSVDAASVKWVGGADDNHKLGLPTISGLLILNDPETMFPICVMDCIWITAMRTGAANAVAMKYLGPKNAEQAAVLGCGVQGRSNLLAMTTQYPGLRECRAWDPNPEALAKYVAEMGEKVSCDVIAVESAEKAVREADVIVTAGPSPRDPEPYIPFNWLKPGAMAAPVDYNGAWMEDVLTGVDRLVVDDHAQMDYYRSKGYFANTPRPDADLGEVVSGKAPGRQRDDEITMSMCMGIAVDDCVTARLVHETAVQRGVGIRLPL, from the coding sequence ATGGAGTTCCTGTACCTGTCGCGCGCCGACGTTGAACGCCTTGCGCTCCCCATGGCCGAGATCATTCAGGTCGTTGAAGAGGGCTTTCGGCTCAAGGGCCTGGGACAGACCCAGATGCCGCCGAAAATCGCCGTCCATCCTCGAGGCGAGGGGACTTTCCTGCATGCAATGCCGGCGTATGTCGGCGGAAGCGTGGATGCCGCGTCGGTGAAATGGGTGGGCGGAGCGGATGATAACCACAAGCTGGGCTTGCCCACCATCAGCGGGCTTCTGATTCTCAACGACCCCGAGACCATGTTCCCGATCTGCGTGATGGACTGCATCTGGATCACGGCCATGCGCACAGGGGCTGCGAACGCGGTGGCCATGAAGTACCTCGGGCCGAAGAACGCCGAGCAGGCCGCGGTGCTGGGGTGTGGTGTCCAGGGGCGAAGCAACCTTCTGGCGATGACCACCCAATACCCCGGCTTGCGGGAGTGTCGGGCCTGGGACCCGAATCCCGAGGCGCTTGCGAAGTACGTGGCCGAAATGGGCGAGAAAGTAAGTTGCGATGTGATCGCGGTGGAGAGCGCAGAGAAAGCCGTGCGCGAGGCAGACGTGATCGTCACCGCAGGTCCCAGCCCGCGCGACCCCGAGCCCTATATCCCCTTCAACTGGCTGAAACCGGGAGCGATGGCGGCGCCCGTTGATTACAATGGCGCGTGGATGGAGGACGTGCTGACCGGCGTGGATCGCCTCGTTGTGGATGACCACGCTCAGATGGACTACTACCGGTCGAAGGGGTATTTCGCGAACACGCCCCGACCTGACGCCGATCTGGGCGAAGTAGTGTCAGGCAAGGCCCCCGGCCGGCAACGAGATGACGAGATCACGATGTCCATGTGCATGGGTATCGCAGTGGACGACTGCGTGACCGCGCGTCTGGTCCACGAGACCGCCGTGCAGCGCGGAGTGGGTATACGTCTGCCGCTGTAA
- a CDS encoding tetratricopeptide repeat protein yields the protein MHHTSHNLPARIRALGGLLLVVTSAVILAGCGDKSDDPLAKARREARRAPKSAEAQLALAKAYSEQGMHNDAFVSYRTAIELDPSNVAARIGLAKTDLELGNAEHAIKELGEVLKQQPDNADALDLLGRAYILRQDPAEAIKVLEKALAADPNHIDAGVDLVYAHVQARNKGKAVELASKQAARHAKSAQVRYTYGDVLLLAGRPKEAEKEFRAALSLDPNHAMAMVRLARVLLERQSNYEEVRKLGLKAAEIQPGDGLPAAMAAVALFKLGDIPEAISEMDAVCRANPFNPATWTMFAEMLEASGHKEEANLARMEALKNAPHLALTEAQREALKRQAAKAMKNGRAPYVQVDPRSILGEESDVLKRNEETNQAALEAAKRKR from the coding sequence ATGCATCACACCAGCCACAATCTACCAGCTCGGATCAGAGCACTGGGTGGGCTGCTGCTGGTTGTTACCAGCGCAGTCATCCTCGCCGGGTGCGGTGACAAGTCTGACGACCCCCTCGCCAAGGCCCGGCGAGAAGCCAGGCGTGCCCCGAAGTCCGCGGAAGCTCAGCTCGCGCTGGCCAAGGCCTATTCGGAACAGGGCATGCACAATGACGCTTTCGTCAGCTATCGCACGGCAATTGAGCTTGACCCCTCGAACGTTGCGGCGCGCATCGGTCTGGCTAAGACGGACCTGGAGCTAGGCAATGCCGAGCACGCCATCAAGGAACTGGGCGAGGTGCTCAAGCAGCAACCGGACAATGCCGACGCTCTGGACCTTCTCGGGCGAGCCTACATCCTCCGCCAAGATCCCGCGGAGGCTATCAAGGTGCTGGAAAAAGCCCTCGCCGCGGACCCAAACCACATTGACGCTGGTGTGGACCTTGTCTATGCCCACGTCCAGGCCAGGAACAAGGGCAAGGCGGTGGAATTGGCCTCAAAGCAGGCTGCACGGCATGCCAAGTCGGCACAGGTCCGATACACGTACGGAGATGTGCTGCTGCTCGCTGGGAGGCCTAAGGAGGCCGAGAAAGAGTTCCGCGCCGCTTTGAGCCTGGACCCGAATCACGCGATGGCGATGGTCCGGCTTGCGCGAGTCCTGCTGGAAAGGCAGAGCAATTACGAAGAAGTCCGGAAGCTTGGGCTCAAGGCTGCGGAAATCCAGCCAGGCGATGGACTGCCCGCGGCGATGGCGGCTGTTGCGCTGTTCAAGCTGGGCGATATTCCCGAAGCGATTTCGGAGATGGACGCGGTCTGCCGCGCCAATCCTTTCAACCCGGCTACCTGGACCATGTTTGCTGAAATGCTGGAGGCGTCAGGCCACAAGGAAGAAGCCAATCTGGCGCGGATGGAGGCCCTCAAGAACGCGCCGCATCTGGCACTCACCGAAGCCCAGCGCGAGGCCCTGAAGCGCCAGGCTGCAAAGGCCATGAAGAACGGAAGAGCCCCCTACGTGCAAGTGGACCCCAGATCGATTCTGGGCGAAGAGTCTGATGTCCTGAAGCGGAACGAGGAGACCAACCAGGCGGCGCTGGAGGCCGCCAAGCGGAAGAGGTAG
- a CDS encoding PHP domain-containing protein, with product MYPFEIHSHTSEHSACSGMTARELIARCAELGIAGLVVTDHHYQWPLAELQEIAREVASDGLVVLSAYEVTTVDPRTGRHAGDLLIFGAPEDEPPMQIWTPYKEACARARELGAMSISAHPFREGMGAGDRVYEMDVDGIEIFNQNHSRINVAQARQAVLCRGFLGVAGSDAHSVVQVGQFYTVFDRPVQTMDEFITELRARRYAIQSNRPDIR from the coding sequence GTGTACCCGTTCGAAATACACTCACATACATCCGAACATTCGGCCTGCTCGGGTATGACCGCACGCGAGTTGATCGCGCGTTGCGCGGAACTCGGCATTGCAGGCCTTGTGGTCACCGACCACCACTATCAGTGGCCGCTTGCTGAACTTCAGGAGATCGCCAGAGAGGTCGCGTCCGACGGTCTGGTGGTCCTCAGCGCATATGAAGTCACCACCGTCGACCCCCGCACCGGCCGCCATGCGGGTGATCTGCTGATCTTCGGCGCACCAGAAGACGAGCCGCCGATGCAGATCTGGACGCCGTACAAGGAGGCCTGCGCGAGAGCCCGGGAACTGGGGGCGATGAGCATTTCGGCTCATCCCTTCCGCGAGGGTATGGGCGCCGGCGACCGGGTCTACGAGATGGACGTCGATGGCATCGAAATCTTCAACCAGAACCACTCGCGCATCAACGTGGCCCAGGCGCGGCAGGCCGTGCTGTGCAGGGGGTTTCTCGGAGTGGCCGGCAGCGACGCTCACAGCGTGGTGCAGGTCGGCCAGTTCTACACCGTCTTTGACCGCCCGGTGCAGACAATGGACGAGTTCATCACGGAATTGCGCGCGCGCCGGTATGCGATCCAGTCGAACCGGCCCGACATCCGGTAG